The Lycium ferocissimum isolate CSIRO_LF1 unplaced genomic scaffold, AGI_CSIRO_Lferr_CH_V1 ctg25263, whole genome shotgun sequence genome contains a region encoding:
- the LOC132043472 gene encoding pentatricopeptide repeat-containing protein At1g59720, chloroplastic/mitochondrial → MILPTTPPRPTSLPISNTSTEHRRHILQILTKCTSISQLKQVHAYTLRTTSLDHPDTLFLYSRIIHFASLNNDLHYTFKLFTYLDNPNSFIWNTLIRACAHSNDRKAEAFLLFHRMITSVEPDKHTFPFVLKACAYLFALSQGKQAHGFALKLGLASDVYVNNSLVHFYSSCGCLKDAKDVFDKMPERSLVSWNVMIDALVQSGEFENALRMFSEMQMMFEPDGYTMQSVLDACAGLGALSLGMWAHAYILRNYESYLDFDLLVNNCLLNMYCKCGSLRIAVQVFERMSKRDLNSWNAMILGFAMHGEVEAAFRCFNQMVNKRVMPDSITFVGILSACNHRGLVDEGHIYFDKMVPEYKIRPVLEHYGCLVDLLARAGCIDKALDVVSNMPMKPDAAIWRSLLDGCCKKNAEIQLSEEMARKVIESEGNDTSGVYVLLSRVYATANRWDEAGLIRKLMTDKGIKKDPGCSSIEINGVFHEFFAGDTSHLHTREIYEFLDVIEERLKSARYVPDLSQASMVDELDNGKRQSLKLHSERLAIAYGLLKLKPGTPIRIFKNLRICSDCHNVTKLISAVFDVEIIVRDRVRFHHFRNGSCTCKDYW, encoded by the coding sequence TTATACTCTCCGTACAACCTCACTAGATCATCCAGACACGCTTTTCCTCTACAGCAGAATTATCCATTTTGCTTCTTTAAATAATGACCTTCATTATACTTTTAAACTCTTCACTTATTTAGATAACCCCAATTCCTTCATTTGGAACACTCTTATCAGAGCTTGTGCTCATAGCAATGATCGTAAAGCTGAAGCCTTTTTACTCTTTCATCGAATGATTACTAGTGTTGAGCCTGATAAGCATACTTTCCCATTTGTGTTGAAAGCTTGTGCTTATCTTTTCGCTCTTTCCCAAGGGAAACAAGCACATGGCTTTGCTTTGAAACTTGGGCTTGCTTCAGATGTGTATGTAAACAACAGTTTGgttcatttttattcttcttgTGGGTGTTTGAAGGATGCTAAggatgtgtttgataaaatgcctgAGAGAAGTTTGGTTTCTTGGAATGTTATGATTGATGCTCTCGTTCAATCGGGTGAGTTTGAAAATGCGTTGAGAATGTTTTCGGAGATGCAAATGATGTTTGAGCCTGATGGGTATACGATGCAGAGTGTTCTTGATGCTTGTGCCGGTTTGGGCGCGTTGTCATTGGGAATGTGGGCTCATGCTTATATTTTGAGGAATTATGAGAGCTACTTGGATTTTGATTTGCTTGTGAACAATTGTTTGCTTAACATGTATTGCAAATGTGGTTCGTTGCGGATAGCTGTTCAGGTTTTCGAGAGGATGAGTAAACGTGATTTGAATTCTTGGAATGCAATGATATTAGGATTTGCAATGCACGGGGAGGTTGAGGCAGCGTTCCGTTGTTTTAACCAAATGGTTAACAAAAGAGTGATGCCTGACTCAATCAcatttgttggtattttgagcGCTTGTAATCATAGAGGCTTGGTTGATGAGggtcatatatattttgataaaatgGTTCCCGAGTATAAGATTAGGCCTGTTTTAGAGCACTATGGTTGCCTAGTTGACCTTCTGGCACGTGCGGGGTGTATTGATAAAGCTCTTGATGTTGTATCAAACATGCCAATGAAGCCTGATGCTGCAATATGGAGAAGTCTTCTTGATGGATGTTGCAAGAAAAATGCTGAGATACAACTCAGTGAAGAAATGGCTAGGAAAGTAATTGAGTCTGAAGGCAATGACACTAGTGGTGTTTATGTTCTTCTGTCAAGAGTATATGCGACTGCTAACCGGTGGGACGAGGCTGGACTGATTAGGAAATTGATGACCGATAAGGGTATTAAGAAAGATCCAGGCTGTAGTTCAATTGAAATTAATGGcgttttccatgaatttttcgcTGGTGATACTTCTCATTTGCATACTAGAgaaatttatgagtttttggatGTTATAGAAGAAAGACTCAAGTCAGCGAGGTACGTTCCTGACTTGTCACAAGCATCAATGGTTGATGAACTTGATAATGGGAAGAGACAGTCACTTAAACTGCACAGTGAGAGACTCGCCATTGCTTATGGACTTCTGAAACTAAAACCCGGAACTCCTATACGCATTTTCAAGAATTTGCGTATCTGCAGTGACTGCCACAATGTAACCAAATTAATTTCGGCAGTCTTTGATGTTGAAATTATTGTTAGAGACCGTGTTCGGTTCCATCACTTTAGGAAT